Sequence from the Verrucomicrobiia bacterium genome:
TTTTTCAGACACGCTCTGAGTGATTCCCAAAGGCGCGTTGCGATATCGGAACACCAGGAACAATACTGCGGGCGCGGAGAAGATGGTGAGATAGAAGACAATCAACGGGTACAACGCCAGCGCCAATGCGAGGTTGTCATAACGGATCCGGGAGTTCTCGAGGCTTTTGATTTTTCCCTTCGTGCGCCCCGCCTCCAGGCATGCCGGGCAAAGATGCCGCTCGTCCAGAACGCAATCGCACAGGCTGCACACAAAGCGCCCGCAACTTTCGCACGCAACGGCCGCCTTCTTTTGCGGATGATAAAAGCAACTCGATTCGCCCTCGGTCAGGATCGTCTCGCCTTTCTCGCCAGTTGCGATGGGGCGGAAAAAGGCGGGGAAGACTTCCACCTTCAGCGGCGCCGCGCACGCCGGGCAGGGATTGAACCGCTCAGGATCGAAGACGCCCTGAAACAGCGGGTTCCGGCACTTGGGACATTGGATAAAGCTCGGACTCAAGTTACTTCACAACGACGCGCGTGTTGCAGATGCGATCATGCAGCGCCCGCCGTTCCTCCTTGTCAAACACCGCCATCAGGTAGCCGATAAGGCAGATCATCTGGCTGAGCATCTTCGCAAAGTAGCGCCCGCACGCCCGCGCATAGGAAACCTTGCCGCCCTCCGCCGTCACCACCCGGATCCCGACTGCCATTTTTCCGAGGGTTGCCCCATAGGCCCCAATCATCAGCGTTTCGTAAGTGACTGCCAGGCCAATGCCCACAACGGTGTAAACAACTTGGGAAATCCAGAAACCAGGCTGTCCGCGATCGGCCTCCTTGAGAACCAGTGCAAGCCCGAATCCCAGTGCCGCTCCAACGATCCAAAGCAGAATACCGTCGGCAAACATTGCCAGAAAGCGCTTCCAGATTGTCGCGTATTCGAGACCTGCCGGGTGAAGCTTCGCGCCTTCGGCAAGCTTCTGGAGAAACACAGGTTTGCAGTTGGCGCAAACGTTCACCGTGCCGTAGCGAATTGTGTCCTCGGCTGGAAAAACACCGCCGCATTGGGCACACGTCACCTGGGTTGCACCCGCCCGCGTACTCGCACCGGCCGCACCCGACGAGGCCAACGCTGCTCCGGAAGTCGCCGGTGCGGGCGCTCCCCC
This genomic interval carries:
- a CDS encoding RDD family protein, with translation MNWYYVDQGKQAGPVDDLQLDALRASGRITDATLVWKEGMGNWAPYRQARQPGGAPAPATSGAALASSGAAGASTRAGATQVTCAQCGGVFPAEDTIRYGTVNVCANCKPVFLQKLAEGAKLHPAGLEYATIWKRFLAMFADGILLWIVGAALGFGLALVLKEADRGQPGFWISQVVYTVVGIGLAVTYETLMIGAYGATLGKMAVGIRVVTAEGGKVSYARACGRYFAKMLSQMICLIGYLMAVFDKEERRALHDRICNTRVVVK